A single window of Synechococcus sp. C9 DNA harbors:
- the ntcA gene encoding global nitrogen regulator NtcA yields MAVLQDKPLYTLLQRLSNGTFPQGVETFERGKTIFFPGDPAERVYFLIKGAVKLSRVYESGEEITVALLRENSVFGVLSFITGHRSDRFYHSVAFTTTQLYSVPIEQIEILLKSDPELSLMLLRGLSSRILQTEMMIETLAHRDMGARLASFLLILCRDFGVPASMGVTIDLKLSHQAIAEAIGSTRVTVTRLLGDLRQSGMISISKKKITVHDPMNLSQQFT; encoded by the coding sequence ATGGCTGTACTGCAAGACAAACCCCTTTACACCCTTTTACAGCGTCTATCGAACGGCACCTTTCCCCAGGGCGTAGAAACCTTTGAGCGGGGTAAAACCATTTTTTTCCCTGGCGACCCTGCCGAGCGGGTTTATTTTTTAATCAAAGGGGCGGTCAAACTCTCCCGGGTCTATGAATCAGGGGAGGAGATTACCGTAGCATTACTGAGGGAAAATAGTGTGTTTGGGGTGCTTTCATTTATTACCGGACATCGCTCGGATCGGTTTTATCATTCCGTGGCTTTTACCACCACGCAATTGTATTCGGTGCCGATTGAACAGATTGAAATCCTGTTGAAAAGTGACCCGGAATTATCCCTCATGTTGCTACGGGGGTTGTCCTCACGCATTTTGCAAACGGAAATGATGATTGAAACCTTGGCGCATCGGGATATGGGGGCACGGTTGGCGAGTTTTTTATTGATTTTGTGTCGGGATTTTGGGGTACCTGCCAGTATGGGGGTGACGATTGATCTGAAACTTTCACACCAGGCGATTGCGGAAGCGATTGGTTCGACGCGGGTGACGGTCACCCGTTTGCTGGGGGATTTGCGCCAAAGTGGCATGATTTCAATTAGTAAGAAAAAAATTACCGTCCATGACCCGATGAATCTCAGTCAACAATTTACTTAG
- a CDS encoding circadian clock protein KaiA: MYYQIILLYFRDAPDVHERIAQFTYIAYMLNLPISEVLGMHMHFMDEIIKQLKLEGRSEEVVLDYRLTLIDVIAHLCERYRRAMVEVTRETP, encoded by the coding sequence TTGTATTATCAAATCATTTTGCTCTACTTTCGGGATGCCCCGGATGTCCACGAACGGATTGCCCAGTTCACCTACATTGCCTATATGCTGAATTTGCCGATTTCCGAGGTATTGGGGATGCATATGCACTTTATGGATGAAATCATCAAACAATTGAAACTAGAAGGACGCAGTGAGGAGGTGGTATTGGACTATCGGCTGACGTTAATTGATGTGATTGCCCATTTGTGTGAACGGTATCGCCGTGCTATGGTCGAAGTGACGAGGGAAACACCATGA
- the truB gene encoding tRNA pseudouridine(55) synthase TruB — MIKTADEPIMDGFLNLNKPLGITSHDCVAQVRRCLRLKRVGHGGTLDPLATGVLPIALGRATRLLDFLPKTKRYRATLRFGLQTTTDDLGGGILVQKTAEDLTLNQVQSVLPEFIGSIHQTPPAFSAIHIQGQRAYDLARRGEPVHLPERSVEIFEITVEDWRPGDFPELTLLVHCGAGTYIRSLARDVGQKLSIPATLSALTRMQSGGMVIENSMTLEQLQDKIRAKTCPIQAPDHLLNHLPAVTLTLAQAQAWCQGQKQVWSAPPSPWWRVYDEQGRFLGIGQQIGATELKPHIVLVDPRRECYL, encoded by the coding sequence ATGATAAAAACGGCTGATGAACCAATAATGGATGGGTTTTTGAACCTGAATAAACCCCTGGGCATCACCTCCCATGACTGTGTGGCACAGGTGCGGCGATGTCTGCGACTCAAACGGGTGGGGCATGGGGGTACGCTTGACCCTTTGGCTACCGGGGTTCTGCCCATTGCCCTCGGACGGGCGACCCGTCTGCTGGATTTTCTCCCCAAAACCAAACGCTACCGAGCCACCCTTCGCTTCGGTCTGCAAACCACTACGGATGACTTGGGGGGAGGTATATTAGTACAAAAAACTGCTGAAGATTTGACGCTAAACCAAGTCCAGAGCGTCCTCCCAGAATTTATCGGCTCGATTCACCAAACCCCGCCCGCCTTTAGTGCCATCCATATCCAAGGACAACGAGCCTACGACCTCGCCCGCCGGGGGGAACCCGTCCACCTGCCAGAACGGTCAGTGGAAATTTTTGAGATCACCGTTGAGGACTGGCGACCGGGGGACTTTCCTGAATTGACGTTATTAGTACATTGTGGCGCAGGCACCTATATCCGTTCCCTAGCACGGGATGTGGGACAAAAATTAAGTATCCCCGCCACGCTGAGTGCCTTAACCCGGATGCAGAGCGGGGGCATGGTTATAGAAAACAGTATGACCTTAGAACAATTGCAGGACAAAATCCGGGCAAAAACTTGTCCGATCCAAGCCCCGGATCACCTGCTCAACCATTTGCCCGCCGTCACCTTAACTTTAGCCCAGGCGCAGGCGTGGTGTCAGGGACAAAAGCAGGTGTGGTCAGCCCCCCCATCGCCCTGGTGGCGGGTGTATGATGAACAGGGACGTTTTTTGGGAATCGGGCAACAAATTGGGGCAACGGAACTGAAGCCGCATATCGTTTTGGTTGATCCCCGCCGAGAATGCTACCTTTGA
- a CDS encoding response regulator, whose amino-acid sequence MERVLLVSADPQLVEELGQYLTQLGVEWDCLIPDQVMPQTCPLAPMVWVDLGETGEIQRQQRVVQVWQGLPHCVLGPRDSALAITSLHRGAYAYLPRQDMTLERVQGVLQRVEPPCADAPQAQLSQLHHLGQTTYAEPDAMIQAYLDTGCQILGLPIGLWTEGETVRLVGGDCPLRTGSILAGVNAFSQKGLYLGISLPVQVPQKGVGYLRFAALTPPAPLSPLQKHLAQLLAQFLERGLTQLGLEQQQKTTQIALAASEARNRRLIQNLQVGVLVLGRQLEVRLINPMALRLLGLTGRQLLSSDRLSLDWNAIQEDGTFYTLDTHPITQALLTGKPVHQVVMGLYRANTQERVWLMISVAVELDAQGQVEELVCTLSDITASKQMAEASRLNEERYVLAMNGANDGLWDWDLEANTIYVSPRWHAILGLPPEAAVWDPEQWFERIHPEDYGRVRQDVAAHLQGEREYFESEYRMRHESGEYRWMLSRGLAIRDSDGQVYRMAGSQSDITERKQAAMALHQQLQRSLLLKQITEEIRRSLDAQKIFQTTVQQVGPAFQASRCLLLVYEPKPEPYLVCVAEYVAPGVAPSQTYTIPVLGNPHAQKVLAHDTAVATADVTQDPLLAPMQSLCQTLQIHSMLAVRTSYKGQANGVIGLHQCDRYRDWTTAEITLLEDVANQVGIALAQARLLEQEREQRAQLAAQNRILEETRRAAEAASRAKSEFLANISHEIRTPMNGVLGMTELLLDTPLTREQRDYLTTIQTSAKILLHQINELLDLGKLEAGKMQLVCEDFNLRHCLEAVLDLQAPLALEKGLYLTLLLPPEIPVHLRGDSTRLRQILVNLVGNGIKFTERGSITIQVDPVQVEETQATLHFSVTDTGIGIPNDKRDSLFERFVQVDASPARRQGGTGLGLTICKQLVQLMGGRIGVDSILGEGSCFWFDLTLPRQIPPPPPPEYPWRGNHLLVVDDHSPSRRSLFYQGASLGLQVTLCEDVAHALQHLRTQTYQGVLVSQVDWAAELAKTADRPLPLVLLTTSTQSPTLFPPLDRQVRGFLPKPVSQERLVNLLQELWQAPTPAPPPPPSAPNALPLRILLAEDNVVNQKVALGQLRQLGYQAEVANNGVEVLKLLEHHTYDIILMDCQMPDLDGYETSRRIRQLAIPQPVIIALTAHVMKDDREKCLAAGMDDYLSKPIAREHLGVALQQWGARVTAPQQEDQRMANVNGVINKDYLRETFGDDPEFIQELLGLYLSDAQERVAALQQASQPVQWERLRQEAHQLKGASANVGADGMRSLAQQLEELASHEQNPEQVAGLVQSITSTLAQVAQELG is encoded by the coding sequence ATGGAACGGGTATTACTGGTCAGTGCTGACCCCCAATTGGTCGAGGAATTGGGGCAGTATTTGACGCAATTAGGTGTCGAGTGGGACTGCCTGATCCCTGACCAAGTGATGCCCCAAACCTGTCCCCTGGCGCCGATGGTCTGGGTGGATTTGGGGGAAACGGGAGAAATCCAACGGCAACAACGGGTGGTGCAGGTTTGGCAGGGGTTGCCCCACTGTGTGCTTGGTCCCCGGGATAGCGCCCTAGCCATCACCAGTCTCCATAGGGGCGCGTATGCCTATCTGCCCCGCCAAGATATGACTTTGGAACGGGTGCAAGGGGTACTCCAACGGGTGGAACCGCCTTGTGCTGATGCCCCCCAGGCACAGCTCAGCCAATTGCACCACCTGGGGCAAACCACCTATGCCGAACCCGATGCGATGATCCAAGCCTATCTGGATACCGGTTGCCAGATTTTGGGTCTGCCCATTGGGCTTTGGACGGAGGGGGAAACCGTGCGTTTGGTGGGCGGGGACTGTCCCTTGCGGACGGGGAGCATCCTGGCGGGGGTGAATGCCTTTAGCCAAAAAGGGCTGTATTTGGGGATTTCTTTGCCCGTGCAGGTTCCCCAAAAAGGGGTGGGGTATCTGCGTTTTGCCGCCCTCACGCCCCCGGCACCCCTGTCCCCCCTGCAGAAACACCTGGCGCAGTTGTTGGCGCAATTTTTGGAACGGGGGCTGACCCAATTGGGCTTGGAACAACAGCAAAAAACGACGCAAATTGCCCTGGCTGCCAGTGAAGCCCGCAACCGCCGGTTGATCCAAAACCTGCAGGTGGGGGTGTTGGTTTTGGGTCGCCAGTTGGAAGTGCGGTTGATTAACCCGATGGCGCTGCGACTGCTGGGGCTGACGGGACGGCAATTGCTTAGCTCTGACCGCTTGAGTTTGGATTGGAATGCCATTCAGGAGGATGGTACGTTCTACACCCTCGATACCCATCCGATTACCCAAGCACTGCTCACGGGCAAGCCGGTGCATCAGGTGGTGATGGGCTTGTACCGGGCGAATACCCAGGAGCGGGTGTGGTTGATGATCTCCGTAGCGGTGGAACTGGATGCCCAGGGGCAGGTGGAGGAATTGGTCTGTACCTTGAGTGACATTACCGCTAGCAAACAAATGGCAGAAGCCAGCCGTTTGAATGAGGAACGGTATGTGCTGGCGATGAATGGGGCCAATGACGGGCTGTGGGACTGGGATTTGGAGGCCAATACCATTTACGTCTCCCCCCGCTGGCACGCCATTTTGGGACTGCCGCCGGAAGCCGCTGTCTGGGACCCGGAACAATGGTTTGAGCGCATTCACCCGGAGGACTATGGGCGGGTGCGGCAGGATGTGGCGGCCCATCTCCAGGGGGAACGGGAGTATTTTGAAAGCGAATACCGTATGCGCCATGAATCGGGGGAATATCGGTGGATGCTCAGCCGGGGGTTGGCGATCCGGGATAGCGATGGGCAGGTGTACCGCATGGCAGGTTCCCAGAGTGATATTACCGAGCGGAAACAGGCGGCCATGGCTTTGCACCAACAACTGCAACGCTCGCTTTTGCTCAAACAGATCACCGAGGAAATTCGCCGCAGTTTGGATGCCCAAAAGATTTTCCAGACCACCGTGCAACAGGTCGGTCCGGCATTTCAAGCGAGCCGTTGTCTGTTGTTGGTCTATGAGCCGAAACCGGAACCTTACCTGGTATGCGTGGCGGAATACGTGGCTCCAGGGGTTGCCCCCAGTCAGACCTACACCATTCCGGTGCTGGGTAATCCCCACGCCCAAAAGGTACTGGCTCATGATACGGCGGTGGCGACGGCGGATGTTACCCAGGACCCCCTGCTGGCACCGATGCAGTCCCTGTGCCAAACCTTGCAGATTCACTCGATGTTGGCGGTACGCACTTCCTACAAGGGACAAGCCAATGGGGTGATCGGGTTACACCAGTGCGACCGGTACCGGGACTGGACGACGGCGGAAATTACCCTGTTGGAGGACGTGGCGAACCAGGTGGGAATTGCCCTGGCGCAAGCCCGTCTCTTGGAGCAGGAGCGGGAACAGCGGGCGCAGTTGGCGGCGCAAAACCGCATTTTGGAGGAAACCCGGCGGGCGGCGGAGGCGGCGAGCCGTGCCAAATCGGAATTTTTAGCCAATATCAGCCACGAAATCCGTACCCCGATGAATGGGGTGTTGGGGATGACCGAACTGCTGTTGGATACGCCGCTGACTCGGGAGCAACGGGATTACCTGACCACCATCCAAACCAGTGCCAAAATTCTCCTGCACCAAATCAATGAACTGCTCGACCTGGGGAAATTGGAAGCCGGGAAAATGCAGTTGGTCTGTGAGGATTTCAACCTGCGCCACTGCCTGGAAGCGGTGCTGGATTTGCAGGCGCCCCTGGCTTTGGAAAAGGGGCTGTATTTAACCCTGCTTTTGCCCCCGGAAATCCCCGTGCATTTGCGGGGAGACAGCACCCGTCTGCGGCAGATTTTGGTGAATTTGGTGGGGAATGGCATCAAGTTCACCGAACGGGGGAGTATCACCATTCAAGTTGACCCGGTGCAGGTGGAGGAAACCCAGGCGACCTTGCATTTCAGCGTTACCGATACGGGCATTGGCATCCCCAACGACAAACGGGACAGTCTTTTTGAGCGGTTTGTGCAGGTGGATGCGTCCCCGGCGCGGCGGCAAGGGGGTACGGGCTTGGGGTTGACCATTTGCAAACAGTTGGTGCAGTTGATGGGCGGCAGGATTGGGGTGGACAGCATTTTGGGGGAAGGTTCCTGTTTTTGGTTCGATTTGACTCTGCCCCGGCAAATCCCGCCCCCACCGCCCCCCGAATACCCCTGGCGCGGCAATCACCTATTGGTGGTGGATGACCATAGCCCCAGCCGCCGCAGTCTCTTTTACCAGGGAGCCAGTCTGGGGTTGCAGGTGACGCTGTGTGAGGATGTTGCCCATGCCCTTCAGCACTTGCGTACCCAAACCTACCAGGGGGTGCTGGTGTCCCAGGTGGATTGGGCGGCGGAACTAGCCAAAACCGCTGACCGTCCCCTGCCGCTGGTGCTGTTGACCACCTCCACCCAAAGTCCCACCCTGTTTCCCCCCTTGGACCGCCAGGTGCGGGGTTTTTTGCCCAAACCCGTCAGCCAGGAACGCCTGGTGAATCTCTTGCAAGAACTCTGGCAGGCACCCACCCCAGCGCCCCCGCCCCCACCCAGTGCCCCCAATGCCCTGCCCCTGCGGATTTTGCTGGCAGAGGACAACGTGGTGAACCAAAAAGTCGCCCTCGGACAGCTGCGCCAGTTGGGCTACCAGGCGGAGGTGGCAAACAACGGGGTTGAAGTACTAAAATTATTAGAACATCATACTTATGATATTATTCTCATGGACTGTCAGATGCCGGATTTGGACGGGTATGAAACCTCCCGACGCATACGGCAGTTAGCTATTCCCCAGCCGGTGATCATCGCCCTGACCGCCCATGTGATGAAAGATGACCGGGAGAAATGTTTAGCCGCCGGGATGGATGATTATTTAAGTAAGCCGATTGCCCGGGAGCATCTGGGGGTAGCCCTCCAGCAATGGGGGGCACGGGTTACGGCACCACAACAGGAGGATCAGCGAATGGCAAATGTCAACGGGGTGATTAATAAAGATTATTTACGGGAAACCTTTGGGGATGACCCGGAATTTATCCAGGAATTGCTGGGGTTGTATCTCAGCGATGCCCAGGAGCGGGTGGCGGCGTTGCAACAGGCGAGTCAGCCGGTGCAATGGGAACGCCTGCGCCAGGAAGCCCATCAACTCAAGGGTGCCAGTGCCAACGTGGGAGCGGACGGGATGCGAAGCCTTGCCCAGCAGTTGGAGGAACTCGCCAGCCATGAGCAGAACCCGGAGCAGGTGGCGGGCTTGGTCCAGTCCATTACCAGTACCTTGGCTCAGGTTGCCCAGGAATTGGGGTAA
- the tsaB gene encoding tRNA (adenosine(37)-N6)-threonylcarbamoyltransferase complex dimerization subunit type 1 TsaB: MGRGGVRVLCPGNGTVEPPASGGTGAHMTLGLALHTAGATVGLAVGQIGEPYRVEQYAWGWDTNRHFHAQLAQFLQPYRWADLDLLAVTRGPGSFTTLRLGLVTARILAQELHIPLFALSTLGVASFAYSEPVALSWPAGTDLIYGGIYHRGYVQHPDQVFTLAAWQELIKNWPEPVQVAEDIHTQAPADQLLHWAGQLWVNGERPHWSAAQPFYGRSPVDAVGLQV, encoded by the coding sequence ATGGGACGTGGTGGGGTGCGAGTCCTTTGCCCTGGAAATGGGACGGTGGAGCCGCCTGCGTCCGGGGGAACCGGTGCCCACATGACCCTGGGGCTGGCACTCCATACGGCGGGTGCCACGGTGGGGCTGGCGGTGGGTCAGATCGGTGAACCTTATCGGGTCGAGCAATACGCCTGGGGGTGGGACACCAACCGTCACTTTCATGCCCAACTCGCCCAATTCCTCCAGCCCTATCGGTGGGCAGACCTGGACTTGCTGGCGGTGACCCGGGGTCCAGGTTCCTTTACCACCCTGCGGTTGGGGCTGGTAACCGCACGGATTTTGGCGCAGGAGTTGCACATTCCCCTATTTGCCCTGTCCACCCTGGGGGTTGCCAGTTTTGCCTACTCGGAACCGGTCGCCCTCTCCTGGCCGGCGGGGACAGATTTAATCTATGGGGGCATCTACCACCGGGGCTATGTTCAGCACCCCGACCAGGTCTTTACCCTCGCTGCCTGGCAGGAACTGATCAAAAATTGGCCGGAACCGGTGCAGGTGGCAGAGGACATTCATACCCAGGCCCCGGCGGATCAACTGCTCCACTGGGCGGGACAGCTTTGGGTGAACGGGGAACGTCCCCATTGGTCAGCCGCCCAACCCTTCTATGGCCGCTCCCCTGTGGATGCGGTGGGACTGCAAGTGTAA
- a CDS encoding pentapeptide repeat-containing protein encodes MSNRELQERYRSGERNFDGADLSRLDLSRIVLSEASLNRANLFRTDLLLAQLEKSNLSYAVACRVNLSGANLTGAILRATDLYMANLNGAKLDHANLSKAYLRGADLTRAGLSGADLSGANLIEANLYGANLTGANLRGAFLIVANLRGAILTGADLTETNLSGANLTGVNLQETILTDAILPQDGTHPPLRRAQLTMPPTPTNPELIEEIFGTQS; translated from the coding sequence ATGAGCAATCGGGAATTGCAGGAACGGTATCGCAGTGGGGAGCGCAATTTCGATGGCGCTGATTTAAGCCGTTTGGATTTGAGCCGGATTGTCCTCAGCGAAGCCAGTTTGAACCGTGCCAATTTGTTTCGCACTGACCTATTGCTCGCCCAATTGGAAAAAAGCAATCTCAGCTATGCGGTCGCCTGCCGGGTAAATCTCAGCGGTGCCAATTTGACCGGGGCAATTTTGCGGGCAACGGATTTATACATGGCGAATTTGAACGGGGCAAAACTGGATCACGCTAATTTGAGCAAGGCTTATTTGCGGGGGGCGGATTTGACCCGGGCGGGCTTAAGCGGGGCGGATTTGAGCGGTGCCAACCTGATTGAAGCCAATCTCTACGGTGCCAACCTCACGGGTGCCAACCTGCGGGGGGCGTTTTTGATCGTGGCGAATTTGCGGGGTGCCATTCTTACAGGGGCAGACCTGACGGAAACCAACCTGAGCGGCGCCAACCTCACGGGGGTGAATTTGCAAGAGACGATTTTAACCGATGCGATTTTACCCCAGGATGGCACCCACCCCCCCCTGCGGCGAGCGCAACTGACCATGCCCCCCACCCCCACCAACCCGGAATTAATTGAAGAAATTTTTGGCACCCAATCCTGA
- the kaiB gene encoding circadian clock protein KaiB has protein sequence MNRTTKKVYILKLYVAGNTPNSVRALATLRDILATEFKGVYTLKVIDILANPRLAEEDKILATPTLSRILPPPVRRIIGDLSDREKVLIGLDLLYDELVEDESSG, from the coding sequence ATGAATCGCACCACCAAAAAAGTCTATATTCTCAAACTGTATGTGGCGGGCAATACCCCCAATTCCGTGCGGGCTTTAGCCACCCTGCGGGACATTTTGGCTACCGAATTTAAGGGGGTTTATACTTTGAAAGTGATTGACATTTTAGCCAACCCCCGGCTGGCGGAGGAGGATAAAATTTTAGCCACCCCCACCCTGTCCCGGATTTTGCCCCCACCGGTGCGGCGGATCATCGGGGATTTGTCGGATCGGGAAAAGGTCTTGATCGGACTTGACCTCCTGTATGATGAATTAGTGGAAGACGAATCATCGGGTTAG
- a CDS encoding pentapeptide repeat-containing protein translates to MTQARLIIGMALLAVGGAAIAQAQVRQANPEHIQKLKQGECLRCDLAQTDWQGANLPGIKATGSVLQQANFTGANLQGADLSKCNLILSNFTQANLTGAILNESFLVTAKLIKAELPGATLIKTDLRDADLTGVNFHKANLSGALLIKAQLYQANLSESNLQFTAMSLTNLNEANLSGANLQGANLRGANLTGANLTRANLGGANLTGANLSGANLYGAQMQGALLTSVIWRGTLMPDGSVRGR, encoded by the coding sequence ATGACTCAGGCGCGGTTAATCATCGGCATGGCACTGCTGGCGGTGGGTGGAGCGGCAATTGCCCAGGCACAAGTCCGGCAAGCCAACCCAGAACATATCCAAAAGCTGAAACAAGGGGAATGTTTGCGATGCGATCTTGCCCAAACCGACTGGCAGGGGGCGAATTTACCGGGAATTAAAGCCACAGGTAGCGTTCTGCAACAGGCGAATTTTACCGGGGCAAATCTTCAGGGGGCGGATTTGAGTAAATGCAATTTGATTTTGAGCAATTTCACCCAGGCGAATCTCACCGGTGCCATTTTGAATGAATCTTTTTTGGTCACAGCCAAACTAATTAAAGCTGAATTACCGGGGGCGACGCTCATCAAAACTGACCTGCGGGATGCGGATTTAACAGGGGTAAATTTCCACAAGGCAAATCTCAGCGGCGCTCTCTTGATCAAAGCCCAACTTTACCAGGCGAATTTATCTGAGAGTAATTTGCAGTTTACGGCGATGTCTTTGACCAATTTGAATGAAGCCAATTTGAGCGGGGCGAACCTCCAGGGGGCGAATTTGCGGGGGGCAAATCTGACTGGGGCGAATTTAACCCGGGCGAATTTGGGGGGGGCAAATCTCACCGGGGCGAATCTGAGTGGGGCGAATTTGTACGGGGCGCAGATGCAGGGGGCATTGCTCACCAGTGTGATTTGGCGGGGGACGTTGATGCCCGATGGTTCCGTGCGGGGGCGGTAA
- a CDS encoding Ycf34 family protein produces the protein MCICVNCAYVDQCVTYHAVEHQHQQPHLTDTPTFEPVSPSINVNIRSRAEVIEMEWDVVGCESFALEMGRWSRLRPGEPVPT, from the coding sequence ATGTGTATTTGTGTGAATTGTGCCTATGTGGATCAGTGCGTCACCTACCATGCGGTGGAACACCAACACCAGCAACCCCATTTGACCGATACGCCCACCTTTGAGCCGGTATCCCCCAGCATCAATGTGAATATCCGCTCCCGGGCAGAGGTGATTGAGATGGAATGGGACGTGGTGGGGTGCGAGTCCTTTGCCCTGGAAATGGGACGGTGGAGCCGCCTGCGTCCGGGGGAACCGGTGCCCACATGA
- a CDS encoding transposase: protein MRRQIQGLIKPLLNLLPKNDYPVLDTRLFVLIWMHFILDARVATMRGLFFLLNHLNFKVDISTFSKACKHRSTEPFQVILRELQKRLKHHQGEFKHLFPLDSTIITLTSKLFWHYKQVKLTLGLDINEGNIGDESIIFGKTNDHKIGHLVIGTIPENAVGIMDRGFASWKLMDEMCKRNTLFIVRIRNNMKLQPDNPDIRVIQFFNEEENTEYRLATNVTSMTDEEICSAYRLRWRIELLWKALKMHLKLDRIITKNENGVRLQIYAVLIGYLILRLLEIGHNKTYELIDKLRYLQIEIGRHCSFMELVGVEPLVG from the coding sequence ATGAGACGACAAATTCAGGGACTTATCAAGCCCTTGCTGAACCTTCTTCCCAAAAACGACTATCCAGTCTTGGATACTCGCTTGTTTGTACTCATATGGATGCACTTCATTTTAGATGCAAGAGTCGCCACCATGCGGGGCTTATTCTTCCTCTTGAATCATCTCAATTTTAAAGTTGACATATCAACGTTTTCTAAGGCGTGTAAACATCGTAGCACCGAGCCGTTTCAAGTGATCCTAAGAGAACTGCAAAAACGGCTTAAACATCATCAAGGTGAATTTAAGCACTTATTCCCATTAGATTCTACCATTATCACCCTGACCAGCAAATTATTCTGGCACTACAAGCAGGTAAAATTGACGCTTGGCCTGGATATAAATGAGGGCAATATCGGTGACGAATCAATTATATTTGGAAAGACTAATGACCATAAAATTGGGCATCTTGTGATTGGGACGATACCTGAGAATGCCGTTGGTATCATGGATAGGGGTTTTGCTTCCTGGAAATTAATGGACGAAATGTGTAAACGAAATACATTGTTTATTGTGCGGATTAGAAATAATATGAAGTTGCAACCTGACAATCCGGATATTCGGGTAATTCAATTTTTTAATGAAGAGGAAAACACAGAATATAGGCTAGCGACTAACGTGACTTCGATGACGGATGAAGAGATTTGTTCAGCCTATCGTTTGCGCTGGCGAATTGAGTTGCTTTGGAAGGCACTAAAGATGCACTTGAAATTGGATAGAATCATTACCAAGAATGAGAATGGTGTGCGGCTACAGATTTATGCCGTATTGATTGGTTATCTAATTTTAAGATTGCTGGAGATAGGTCACAATAAGACCTATGAATTGATTGACAAGTTGCGATATTTACAAATAGAAATAGGCCGACACTGTAGCTTCATGGAACTCGTAGGGGTAGAGCCGCTCGTAGGATAA